A part of Fimbriiglobus ruber genomic DNA contains:
- a CDS encoding DUF72 domain-containing protein, which produces MKLWVGTAGYAYPAWVGDFYPPGTSSTDMLSYYARQFSAVEINSTFYRPPTIEQVEKMCRKVPAGFGFTLKVPRSASHENSPDELPAFHRAAEQFAARDCLLSLIVQIPEAFRNSAVNRAWLVHIREQLRPFPLAVEFRHRSWDVDALPKWAAKHGFDVVSVGVPDIPTLFPNGLRAEGPRVYARLHSENADAWYSGGTARYAYDYPDATLTEWASGLTAAAAAGRERALVFFNNCVGIQATTNAKRLIDLLRETAPAIEIVPPPQPVEPKGLFDDVE; this is translated from the coding sequence ATGAAATTGTGGGTCGGCACGGCGGGGTATGCGTACCCGGCCTGGGTGGGCGACTTTTATCCGCCCGGAACTTCTTCCACGGACATGCTTTCGTACTACGCGCGGCAATTCTCGGCCGTCGAGATCAACTCCACGTTCTACCGCCCGCCGACGATCGAACAGGTCGAGAAGATGTGCCGGAAGGTGCCGGCGGGGTTCGGGTTCACGTTGAAAGTCCCACGGTCGGCCAGCCACGAAAATAGTCCCGACGAGCTGCCGGCGTTCCACCGCGCGGCCGAACAGTTCGCGGCTCGCGACTGCCTGCTCAGCCTCATCGTGCAAATCCCGGAGGCGTTCCGCAACTCGGCCGTCAACCGGGCGTGGCTGGTCCACATCCGCGAGCAGCTCCGGCCGTTCCCGCTCGCCGTCGAGTTCCGCCATCGGTCCTGGGATGTGGACGCGCTTCCGAAGTGGGCCGCGAAGCACGGCTTCGATGTGGTGAGCGTCGGCGTACCGGACATCCCGACGCTATTTCCGAACGGGTTACGGGCGGAGGGGCCGCGGGTCTACGCCCGGCTGCACTCCGAGAACGCCGACGCCTGGTACTCCGGCGGCACCGCCCGGTACGCCTACGACTACCCCGACGCGACCCTGACCGAGTGGGCCAGCGGGCTGACCGCCGCAGCCGCTGCCGGGCGCGAGCGGGCGCTCGTCTTCTTCAATAATTGCGTGGGTATTCAGGCAACGACCAATGCCAAGCGATTAATCGACTTGCTCCGCGAGACGGCTCCGGCCATCGAGATTGTTCCACCACCTCAGCCGGTCGAACCGAAGGGCCTATTCGACGACGTGGAATAG
- a CDS encoding sensor histidine kinase, which produces MALRSYPGRLLFVTVLSSLLVLGLCGTVAFYLNRAQSETAGVLNENIGSRRAAGALEEHLAALIAGHNREASDVETFQEEVEKTIDEINTYADKPRERDLVRAINDSYRTYKLLWGASPRGTTRNQAAVDQLQFSTLLAAKRLRNYNAEQIDESEKEHQEALRRMAWGLGAVGGLASLGGLVFGYGLARSLRRTIHQFLVNVQGASDILDQEVPAIEWDGTDPRDDGAEALVRRVEQVVGKLQQKEREVRRAERLAAVGQLAAGVAHEVRNPLTSVILLIETSRKDPAAGGLTGEDLDLIEQELHRIESSLQIFLDYARPPSLERKPCDLTAVVRDALALVRGRLDLNRVRVVFDAPPGPVVLDADREQLRQVVLNLALNALDVMPAGGTLTVAVRPPAEAVEGESPAAEIEVRDTGTGISPEILPRLFEPFATGKETGLGLGLVVSRRIVEDHGGTLRGFNPPEGGACFVMRLPAGTVPA; this is translated from the coding sequence ATGGCTCTGCGATCGTACCCGGGTCGACTGCTCTTCGTGACCGTCCTGTCCAGCCTGCTCGTGCTCGGGCTGTGCGGCACGGTGGCGTTTTATTTGAACCGCGCGCAGTCCGAGACGGCCGGCGTCCTCAACGAAAACATCGGCAGCCGGCGGGCGGCGGGGGCGCTGGAAGAGCACCTCGCCGCCCTCATCGCGGGCCACAACCGCGAGGCGTCGGACGTGGAGACGTTTCAGGAAGAAGTCGAGAAAACGATCGACGAAATCAACACCTACGCGGACAAGCCGCGCGAACGGGATCTCGTCCGGGCGATCAACGACAGCTACCGCACGTACAAGCTGCTGTGGGGCGCGTCGCCGCGCGGCACGACCCGCAACCAGGCGGCCGTCGACCAGCTCCAGTTCTCCACTCTCCTCGCCGCCAAGCGGCTGCGCAACTACAACGCGGAGCAGATCGACGAGTCCGAGAAGGAGCACCAGGAGGCGCTGCGGCGGATGGCGTGGGGGCTGGGCGCCGTCGGCGGACTGGCGTCACTTGGAGGGTTGGTCTTCGGCTACGGCCTGGCCCGTAGCCTCCGCCGGACGATCCACCAGTTTCTCGTGAACGTGCAAGGGGCGTCGGACATCCTGGATCAGGAAGTGCCCGCGATCGAGTGGGACGGCACCGACCCGCGCGACGACGGGGCCGAGGCGCTGGTCCGGCGGGTCGAGCAGGTTGTGGGGAAACTTCAGCAGAAAGAGCGGGAGGTCCGCCGGGCGGAGCGGCTGGCGGCCGTCGGCCAACTCGCCGCCGGGGTCGCCCACGAGGTCCGGAACCCGCTCACGTCCGTCATCCTGCTCATCGAAACGAGCCGCAAAGACCCGGCGGCCGGCGGGCTGACCGGCGAAGACCTCGACCTGATCGAGCAGGAACTGCACCGGATCGAATCGTCCCTCCAGATCTTTCTCGACTACGCCCGGCCGCCGTCCTTGGAGCGCAAGCCGTGCGACCTGACGGCCGTCGTCCGCGACGCGCTCGCCCTCGTCCGCGGCCGCCTGGACCTGAACCGCGTGCGCGTCGTCTTCGACGCGCCGCCGGGGCCCGTCGTTCTCGACGCGGACCGCGAGCAGTTGCGGCAGGTCGTCTTAAATTTGGCGCTGAACGCCCTGGACGTGATGCCGGCGGGCGGGACGCTGACCGTAGCCGTCCGCCCACCGGCTGAGGCCGTCGAGGGGGAGAGCCCCGCGGCCGAGATCGAGGTGCGGGACACCGGCACGGGCATCTCGCCCGAGATTCTCCCTCGCCTGTTCGAGCCGTTCGCGACGGGCAAGGAAACCGGCCTGGGCCTGGGGCTCGTGGTTTCCAGGCGGATCGTCGAAGACCACGGCGGCACGCTCCGGGGGTTCAACCCGCCCGAGGGCGGGGCGTGTTTCGTAATGCGGCTGCCGGCGGGCACCGTGCCGGCGTAG
- a CDS encoding DUF4058 family protein, with amino-acid sequence MSIHDWTRLEPGDFHHFHQAWVVNLTNALNGGLLPPEYMAMTEQVTGRPIPDVVTLQTRTPANDSGGIAVETAPPTARVVARLEKVNYAKRADRVAIRHGRGKVVAIIEIVSPGNKDSRNALRTFVEKAADILNQGVNLLVVDLFPPTSRDPHGIHKAIWDEFGDEPFAAPPSKPLIVASYIGGDLPTAYVESIGVGDALPSLPIFLSATRYLPAPLEATYLQSWATFPALLKDLIDPAAR; translated from the coding sequence ATGTCGATCCACGACTGGACCCGCCTCGAACCGGGTGACTTTCACCACTTCCACCAGGCCTGGGTGGTGAACCTGACCAACGCCCTAAACGGCGGGCTGCTGCCGCCCGAGTACATGGCGATGACCGAGCAGGTCACCGGCCGCCCGATTCCGGACGTCGTGACTCTCCAAACGCGAACCCCGGCGAACGATTCGGGCGGGATCGCCGTGGAAACGGCCCCCCCGACAGCCCGGGTGGTTGCCAGGCTGGAGAAGGTCAATTACGCCAAGCGGGCCGACCGGGTCGCCATCCGGCACGGTCGCGGAAAGGTCGTCGCGATCATCGAGATCGTGTCGCCGGGAAACAAGGACAGCCGGAACGCGCTGCGGACGTTCGTTGAGAAGGCCGCGGACATCTTGAATCAGGGTGTGAATCTCCTTGTGGTCGACCTGTTCCCGCCGACATCCCGTGACCCGCATGGCATCCACAAAGCGATCTGGGACGAATTTGGGGACGAACCGTTCGCCGCCCCCCCGAGTAAACCCTTGATCGTCGCGTCGTATATCGGTGGCGACCTCCCGACCGCCTATGTGGAATCGATCGGGGTCGGCGATGCCCTGCCGTCGCTGCCGATCTTTCTCTCGGCGACCCGATACCTTCCGGCCCCGCTCGAAGCCACTTACCTCCAATCCTGGGCCACGTTCCCGGCCTTGCTCAAGGATCTCATCGACCCGGCGGCTCGTTGA
- a CDS encoding sugar phosphate isomerase/epimerase family protein, with protein MHEISRRSFLAAAAAAPLLIPTAALAAGAPKFKLGLVTYNVAAGWDLPTILKICRQVGIAAVECRTTHKHGVEPSLSAADRAGVKKQFADSGVVFWGCGSVCEFHSADPAVVAKNVEECKRFIGLVKELGGMGVKVRPNGVAKGQTPEQACEQIGKALIPCGQAAADAGLEICVEVHGPVTQVPKHIKHIMDVCAHPAVGVTWNSNPTDLTNGTIAESFELLAKHIKSCHINDLTNDKAGKYPYRDLFSRLKGIGYDRYTMCEVGKTYDPEKGAEFLKGYKEMWDDLTGSK; from the coding sequence ATGCACGAAATCTCCCGCCGCTCGTTCCTCGCCGCGGCCGCCGCCGCACCCCTCCTCATCCCCACCGCGGCTCTCGCTGCGGGTGCCCCGAAATTCAAGCTCGGGCTCGTCACGTACAACGTGGCCGCCGGGTGGGACTTGCCGACCATCCTGAAGATCTGCCGGCAGGTCGGGATCGCGGCCGTCGAGTGCCGGACCACGCACAAGCACGGCGTCGAGCCGTCGCTGTCGGCGGCCGACCGGGCCGGGGTGAAGAAGCAGTTCGCGGATTCCGGCGTCGTCTTTTGGGGCTGCGGGAGCGTCTGCGAGTTCCACTCCGCCGACCCGGCTGTGGTCGCCAAGAACGTCGAGGAGTGCAAGCGGTTCATCGGGCTGGTGAAGGAACTGGGCGGGATGGGCGTGAAGGTCCGGCCGAACGGCGTGGCCAAGGGGCAGACGCCGGAGCAGGCGTGCGAGCAGATCGGCAAGGCGCTGATCCCGTGCGGTCAGGCCGCGGCCGACGCCGGCCTCGAAATCTGCGTCGAGGTCCACGGGCCGGTCACACAGGTGCCGAAGCACATCAAGCACATCATGGATGTGTGCGCCCACCCGGCCGTCGGCGTGACCTGGAACTCGAACCCGACCGATCTCACGAACGGCACCATCGCCGAGAGCTTCGAGCTACTGGCCAAGCACATCAAGTCCTGCCACATCAACGACCTGACTAACGACAAGGCCGGCAAGTACCCCTACCGCGACCTGTTCTCGCGGCTCAAGGGCATCGGCTACGACCGGTACACCATGTGCGAAGTGGGTAAGACTTACGACCCGGAGAAGGGGGCGGAGTTCCTCAAGGGGTACAAGGAGATGTGGGACGACCTGACGGGATCGAAGTAG
- a CDS encoding DUF1015 domain-containing protein, giving the protein MADIRAFRGFRYDLGQVGPLSGVVAPPYDVVDAALQQKLYDASPYNAIRIELTKDSPGAHGDDKYTQAARTLNGWTSEGALRQDTARSLYVYEQEFVVEGVTHTRRGFLARVRLEPFGTGRIYPHEQTLSGPKADRLKLYQATGFNISPVFGLYPDAENEVYAKLELFLRKSPPVEATDHLGVVNRLWVITDSATVSAIIGLMGPKPVFIADGHHRYETGLKYLEEQKAAGNVQDDEAAQNFCMMMLVSMSDPGLLILPTHRLVSALPAVTGQQLKAALADHFDIVGAFGNDAAACWEHVEIEGSQDVLGFGTVADNEWFAAKLRDPAVMDGLAPDQTKAWRGLGVSILHKLVLERLVPEKIGGTPACQYVHLMKEVTDATAAKQCQIAALVPPVGMDHVETIAGAREKMPPKSTYFYPKILTGMVFNSLKKD; this is encoded by the coding sequence ATGGCCGACATTCGGGCGTTCCGCGGGTTCCGTTACGACCTGGGCCAGGTGGGGCCGCTGTCCGGCGTGGTCGCGCCGCCTTACGACGTGGTTGACGCCGCGCTCCAGCAGAAACTGTACGACGCCAGCCCGTACAACGCGATCCGCATCGAACTGACCAAGGACAGCCCCGGCGCCCACGGCGACGACAAGTACACCCAGGCCGCCCGGACCCTCAACGGCTGGACCAGCGAAGGCGCCCTCCGGCAGGACACGGCCCGGTCGCTGTACGTCTACGAGCAGGAGTTCGTGGTCGAGGGGGTGACGCACACCCGCCGCGGGTTCCTCGCCCGGGTGCGGCTCGAACCGTTCGGCACCGGCCGCATCTACCCGCACGAACAAACCCTCTCCGGCCCCAAGGCCGACCGCCTCAAACTCTACCAGGCCACCGGGTTCAACATCTCGCCCGTCTTCGGCCTCTACCCGGACGCCGAGAACGAGGTCTACGCGAAACTCGAACTGTTCCTCCGCAAGTCCCCGCCGGTCGAGGCCACCGACCACCTCGGCGTCGTCAACCGGCTCTGGGTGATCACGGACAGCGCGACCGTCTCGGCCATCATCGGCCTGATGGGGCCGAAGCCGGTGTTCATCGCCGATGGCCACCACCGGTACGAGACCGGCCTGAAATATCTGGAAGAGCAGAAGGCAGCCGGGAACGTGCAGGACGACGAGGCGGCCCAGAACTTCTGCATGATGATGCTCGTCAGCATGAGCGACCCCGGCCTACTCATCCTCCCGACCCACCGGCTCGTCAGCGCGCTCCCCGCCGTCACCGGCCAACAACTCAAGGCCGCCCTCGCCGACCACTTCGACATCGTCGGCGCGTTCGGCAACGACGCCGCGGCGTGTTGGGAGCACGTCGAAATCGAAGGCTCGCAGGACGTCCTCGGGTTCGGCACGGTGGCCGACAACGAGTGGTTCGCGGCCAAGCTGCGCGACCCGGCCGTGATGGACGGCCTCGCCCCGGACCAGACGAAAGCCTGGCGCGGCCTGGGCGTCAGCATCCTGCACAAACTGGTGCTGGAGCGGTTGGTGCCCGAGAAGATCGGTGGCACACCCGCGTGCCAGTACGTCCACCTCATGAAGGAAGTGACCGACGCGACCGCGGCGAAGCAGTGCCAGATCGCGGCCCTCGTCCCGCCGGTGGGCATGGACCACGTCGAAACGATCGCCGGCGCCCGCGAGAAGATGCCGCCGAAGTCGACGTACTTCTACCCGAAGATCCTCACCGGCATGGTCTTCAACTCACTGAAAAAGGACTGA
- a CDS encoding proton-conducting transporter membrane subunit: MNVFQIPWLELAIAGSLVGALGVSRVRDPLAAARWGYAFTGAVFACTFLAWLGFYLGTPREVVEQWSAQPHLFGTVLFAVDELNAPLVPMIALLHFLTALATTRTKMRRFSFSWSLCSEGIRLALFGCTNPIGIAVILIAGTIPPYLELLNRGKPARVYAFHMILFAVLLVVGLVFADVDGHHRTQSALATVPLMAAILVRCGAVPAHCWITDWFEHASFGNALLYVTPLAGVYAAIRLVLPIAPEWVLQSISIISMVTAVYAAGMAAIQRDTRRFFAYLFVSHGSLVLVGLELVTTTSLTGALALWFSIGLSLSGFGLTLRALESRFGRLSLTRYHGLYEHSPTLAVCFLLTGLASVGFPGTLGFVSTEVLTDGAIEADLYVGLAIVLTAAINGIAVVRAYLLLFTGARHQSSVSLQIGARERFAVLVLAVMILGGGLYPQPGISTRHKAAEEILKDREGRVVPAAPVPHEEVAAKPD, from the coding sequence ATGAACGTGTTCCAGATCCCGTGGCTCGAATTGGCCATCGCGGGCTCGCTCGTCGGCGCGCTGGGCGTGAGCCGGGTCCGCGACCCGCTGGCGGCCGCCCGCTGGGGGTACGCGTTCACGGGGGCGGTGTTCGCCTGCACGTTCCTCGCGTGGCTCGGGTTCTACCTCGGCACGCCGCGGGAGGTGGTCGAACAGTGGAGCGCCCAGCCGCACCTATTCGGCACCGTCCTGTTCGCCGTGGACGAGTTGAACGCACCGCTCGTCCCGATGATCGCCTTGCTCCACTTCCTGACAGCCCTGGCGACGACGCGGACGAAGATGCGGCGGTTCTCGTTCTCCTGGTCGCTCTGCTCCGAAGGGATTCGCCTGGCCTTATTCGGCTGCACCAACCCGATCGGGATCGCGGTCATCCTGATCGCCGGGACGATCCCCCCGTACTTGGAGCTGCTGAACCGCGGCAAGCCGGCCCGCGTTTACGCCTTCCACATGATCCTGTTCGCCGTCCTGCTGGTCGTCGGGTTGGTGTTCGCGGACGTGGACGGGCACCACCGGACGCAATCGGCCCTGGCGACGGTCCCGCTCATGGCGGCGATCCTCGTCCGGTGCGGGGCGGTCCCGGCCCACTGTTGGATCACCGACTGGTTCGAGCACGCGTCGTTCGGGAACGCGCTCCTGTACGTGACGCCGCTGGCCGGGGTGTACGCGGCCATCCGGCTCGTCCTCCCGATTGCCCCGGAGTGGGTACTCCAGAGCATCAGCATCATCTCGATGGTGACGGCGGTGTACGCGGCCGGGATGGCCGCCATCCAGCGGGACACCCGGCGGTTCTTCGCGTACCTGTTCGTGAGCCACGGGTCGCTCGTGCTGGTCGGTCTGGAGTTAGTCACCACGACGAGCCTGACGGGGGCGCTGGCCCTCTGGTTCTCGATCGGGCTGTCGCTGAGCGGATTCGGGCTGACCCTGCGGGCGCTGGAATCGCGATTCGGTCGACTTTCCCTGACCCGATACCACGGCCTGTACGAACACTCGCCGACGCTGGCCGTCTGCTTCCTGCTGACCGGCCTGGCGAGTGTCGGCTTCCCGGGGACGCTCGGGTTCGTGTCGACCGAGGTGTTGACGGACGGGGCGATCGAGGCCGACCTGTACGTCGGGCTGGCGATCGTGCTGACGGCCGCGATCAACGGGATCGCGGTGGTCCGGGCGTACCTGCTGTTGTTCACGGGCGCGCGGCACCAGTCGTCGGTGTCGCTGCAGATCGGCGCGCGGGAGCGGTTCGCGGTGTTGGTGTTGGCCGTGATGATCCTGGGCGGCGGGCTCTACCCGCAGCCGGGCATCTCGACCCGGCACAAGGCGGCCGAGGAGATCCTCAAGGATCGCGAAGGCCGGGTCGTGCCGGCGGCGCCGGTGCCCCACGAGGAAGTTGCGGCGAAGCCGGATTGA
- a CDS encoding tetratricopeptide repeat protein — MSTGKISVSQLTLYNPARLKDAEVVAAFVARQAVFDRILADLIAEKPDSRAQHHLVVGQRGMGKSLLLARLAAELRTNADLSKRFVPLVFAEEQYAVDRLSKFWLNCLDSLADAAERVGDTATSNRIDAIVQASKSQPGGTATKDAVPARAALQALLKEAEESGKRLVLLVDNLQLVFERIAEIEQHALRELLMRPGSPILVGASPSPPPESQDYGAAFYDHFKIHYLKPLSADEMREMMLKLGEITGRADVRDKVMAHPERLKALRDLTGGNPRTVVTLFFLYAEDFSPSVFIDLENLLDRVTPLYKARIEELAEQQQVVVSAVADHWAPIPARTISESTGLPMTTISGQLDRLEKIGFVEKVELFEQSSTGFQIAERFFNVWFLMRSASRRQRREVEFLVRFIESFYEAKDRPRLAQHLMNERDYSPDRHLFARALACTLAPNDKEELARHAELDALRQKATEARRELEKVIDFSKLHPATLAFDDLREKLMALVPTDAHVTPEKFAEQILGDRQMFMRGERDKLATTVGKLSTEQVDTVLKSCRDARELDVRKYGEVSVEWFRQWLATGQLRSVKDIEDWNRTFLKTDKYRTLRMLVSFIQPLIGSRLSQDVRSHVQSLLAPQNNTHFLMWFNWGCILQENLGWYSEAEAAYRKAIAIDPRVAYAWNNLGFLLQDDLGRYVEAEDAYRKALELNPQLDKPLLGLGKLLQDHLGRYEEAEDAYRKALELNPLNGESWNGLGNLYCDHLHRYSDAIFSFTKTLDIDGGNEYARHNLVFLFRDFMDNMLVAKQIFEPLRNKHEQECKDTLYLHEAIFAAYDANWGLCRDSLTKGINIIGQRFPYTSDDDWFRTSAVLLHLNYGEELLAFLRERGDDARLRPWYEALSALHRGDRRYLQNIPVEVRTTAEYYFDQIEKRLNALPEKTRRRPMPKPAKKRRKS, encoded by the coding sequence ATGAGCACGGGCAAGATCAGCGTCAGCCAGCTGACGCTCTACAACCCGGCCCGCCTCAAAGACGCGGAAGTCGTCGCGGCGTTCGTGGCCCGGCAGGCGGTCTTCGACCGCATCCTCGCCGATCTCATCGCCGAAAAGCCCGACAGCCGGGCACAGCACCATCTCGTCGTCGGCCAGCGCGGGATGGGCAAGAGTCTGTTGCTGGCGCGGCTGGCGGCGGAGTTGCGCACGAATGCGGATCTGTCGAAGCGTTTCGTGCCACTGGTCTTCGCGGAGGAACAATACGCCGTCGACCGGCTCTCGAAATTCTGGCTGAACTGCCTGGACTCGCTCGCCGACGCGGCGGAACGGGTTGGCGACACCGCCACCAGCAATCGTATCGACGCGATCGTACAGGCATCAAAATCTCAGCCAGGCGGAACGGCTACGAAAGACGCTGTCCCCGCCCGAGCAGCGCTACAAGCACTACTCAAGGAAGCAGAAGAGAGTGGCAAGCGGCTCGTGCTGCTGGTGGATAACCTACAACTGGTCTTCGAGCGCATCGCCGAAATCGAACAGCACGCGCTTCGCGAACTGTTGATGCGGCCCGGAAGCCCGATACTCGTTGGCGCCAGCCCCAGCCCGCCCCCCGAAAGCCAGGACTACGGGGCCGCATTCTACGACCATTTCAAGATCCACTACCTGAAGCCTTTGTCCGCCGACGAAATGCGCGAGATGATGTTGAAGCTGGGTGAAATCACCGGCCGCGCGGATGTGCGCGACAAGGTGATGGCTCACCCGGAGCGACTGAAAGCGCTCCGTGACCTGACCGGCGGGAATCCGCGCACGGTTGTCACACTCTTCTTCCTCTACGCGGAAGACTTTTCCCCCAGCGTCTTTATCGATCTGGAAAACCTGCTCGACCGCGTCACTCCGCTTTACAAGGCCCGCATTGAGGAACTGGCCGAGCAGCAGCAAGTCGTCGTCAGCGCGGTCGCCGACCACTGGGCGCCGATCCCCGCTCGCACCATCTCCGAATCGACCGGTCTGCCGATGACCACCATTTCCGGCCAACTCGATCGCTTGGAGAAGATCGGTTTCGTGGAAAAGGTCGAACTCTTTGAACAATCCTCGACCGGCTTCCAGATCGCGGAACGCTTTTTCAACGTCTGGTTCCTGATGCGCAGTGCCTCCCGTCGACAGCGTCGGGAGGTCGAGTTCCTCGTCCGCTTCATCGAGAGCTTCTATGAGGCCAAGGATCGCCCTCGCCTTGCGCAGCACTTAATGAACGAACGGGATTATAGCCCAGACCGGCATCTATTCGCTAGAGCCTTGGCTTGCACGCTTGCCCCTAACGATAAGGAAGAACTCGCTCGCCATGCGGAGCTTGATGCGCTGCGACAAAAGGCGACAGAGGCCCGGCGGGAATTGGAAAAAGTGATCGACTTCTCAAAACTGCACCCGGCTACTTTGGCTTTCGACGATCTACGCGAAAAACTGATGGCCCTCGTCCCCACCGACGCCCATGTTACGCCGGAGAAATTCGCAGAGCAGATACTGGGTGATCGGCAGATGTTCATGCGCGGCGAACGGGATAAATTGGCGACGACAGTTGGGAAGCTAAGCACGGAACAAGTTGACACGGTTCTCAAATCGTGCCGAGATGCTAGAGAATTGGATGTTCGGAAATACGGCGAGGTTTCGGTGGAATGGTTCCGTCAGTGGCTTGCCACTGGCCAATTGCGATCCGTGAAGGATATCGAAGATTGGAACCGCACATTTCTGAAGACTGATAAATATCGCACTTTGCGAATGTTGGTCAGTTTCATTCAACCGCTTATCGGCTCTAGATTAAGCCAGGATGTCCGGTCTCACGTACAATCATTACTTGCCCCGCAAAATAACACTCATTTTCTAATGTGGTTTAACTGGGGGTGCATACTACAAGAGAATTTGGGTTGGTATTCCGAAGCTGAGGCGGCTTACCGCAAGGCTATTGCCATCGATCCGCGAGTTGCTTATGCGTGGAACAACTTGGGCTTTTTACTACAGGACGACCTCGGTCGATACGTGGAAGCCGAGGACGCTTACCGCAAGGCGCTCGAACTAAACCCGCAATTGGACAAGCCACTGCTGGGTCTAGGCAAATTGTTACAGGACCATCTCGGTCGATACGAGGAAGCCGAGGACGCTTACCGTAAGGCACTCGAACTAAACCCGTTGAATGGAGAATCTTGGAACGGACTTGGAAATCTCTATTGCGATCATCTTCATAGATACTCGGATGCCATTTTTTCCTTCACAAAAACACTCGACATCGACGGAGGAAATGAATATGCTCGTCACAATCTTGTGTTTTTGTTTCGGGATTTTATGGATAATATGCTTGTGGCAAAACAGATTTTTGAACCCTTGCGAAACAAACACGAACAGGAATGCAAAGACACCTTGTATCTTCACGAAGCTATTTTCGCTGCTTACGACGCAAACTGGGGACTTTGCCGTGATTCTTTGACCAAGGGCATTAATATCATCGGGCAACGATTCCCTTACACTTCAGATGACGACTGGTTCCGCACTAGTGCCGTCCTGCTGCACCTGAACTACGGCGAGGAGCTGCTGGCCTTTCTGCGCGAGCGCGGCGACGACGCCCGCCTGCGGCCGTGGTACGAGGCGCTATCCGCATTGCACCGGGGGGATCGCAGGTATCTGCAGAACATCCCCGTCGAAGTGCGGACGACGGCGGAGTATTACTTCGACCAGATCGAGAAGCGGCTGAACGCTTTGCCGGAGAAGACCCGTCGCCGACCGATGCCGAAGCCCGCAAAGAAGCGGCGGAAGTCATGA
- a CDS encoding ATP-binding protein — translation MRNIIGSPAEGDDFFNRPKALAKLRRELDNLANILLVAPRRVGKTSLVLRLCEEWRTDPKRKAVFINVEGRGDELAFAEKLVEEFARAGLHPEILTRAMGVFSKIRQGIGGKGIKVPGLEVSLGEAADADHSTLGKVLESVFRKIEDGDSQVLIAIDELPELLLTLQKEDDGPKRVIALLHWLRELRQTYRKKIRWVFLGSIGLDNFVEEQRLQKLINDLQVFTLEAFSAEEADAFLRVLGDSNKLSLTADEREEIIRLVGWPLAYHLHLVFHELLDMESERSIAKAFDSLLKPEKLGYFDTWRERIDAQFSAPDAASCKAILGDLCKHPAGRERGHVLAVLMAKPTADVDKVEEQLARLLIVLQRDGYLLESGGRYTFRSFLLREYWHRRNGS, via the coding sequence ATGAGAAACATCATCGGCAGCCCCGCCGAAGGGGACGATTTCTTCAACAGACCAAAGGCCCTGGCGAAGCTCCGCCGGGAACTGGACAATCTGGCCAACATCCTACTTGTGGCTCCACGACGAGTCGGGAAGACGTCGCTTGTACTCCGGCTCTGCGAGGAATGGCGGACTGATCCGAAGCGGAAGGCGGTCTTCATCAACGTCGAGGGACGGGGCGACGAATTGGCGTTCGCGGAAAAGCTGGTCGAAGAGTTTGCGAGGGCCGGACTCCATCCCGAGATTTTGACTCGGGCGATGGGAGTGTTTTCCAAGATCCGCCAGGGTATCGGCGGCAAGGGGATTAAAGTTCCCGGTCTGGAAGTCAGCCTCGGCGAAGCCGCGGACGCCGACCACTCGACTTTGGGCAAAGTGTTGGAGTCCGTCTTCCGCAAGATCGAAGACGGCGACAGCCAGGTTCTGATCGCCATCGATGAACTGCCCGAGCTTTTGCTCACGCTTCAGAAAGAAGACGACGGACCCAAGCGGGTCATCGCGCTCTTGCATTGGTTGCGCGAGCTGCGGCAAACGTACCGTAAGAAGATACGCTGGGTGTTTCTCGGCTCGATCGGCCTGGATAACTTCGTCGAGGAACAACGACTCCAGAAATTAATCAATGACCTCCAGGTGTTCACGTTGGAGGCGTTTTCCGCGGAAGAGGCGGACGCGTTTTTGAGAGTGTTGGGCGATTCGAACAAGCTCTCCCTCACGGCCGACGAACGCGAAGAGATCATTCGTCTGGTGGGTTGGCCTCTCGCCTATCACTTGCACTTGGTCTTTCACGAACTTCTGGACATGGAGTCCGAAAGGTCGATCGCAAAAGCCTTCGATTCGTTGCTCAAGCCCGAAAAACTCGGGTACTTTGACACTTGGCGCGAACGCATCGACGCTCAGTTCTCCGCGCCGGACGCCGCCTCGTGTAAGGCGATTCTCGGCGACCTTTGCAAACACCCGGCCGGCCGCGAACGCGGACACGTCCTGGCCGTGTTGATGGCCAAACCCACGGCGGACGTCGACAAGGTCGAGGAACAACTCGCGCGCCTGCTGATCGTTCTCCAGCGCGACGGCTACCTGCTCGAAAGCGGTGGCCGTTACACCTTCCGCTCCTTCCTGCTCCGCGAATACTGGCACCGAAGGAACGGCTCATGA